The following are encoded together in the Carbonactinospora thermoautotrophica genome:
- a CDS encoding DUF3817 domain-containing protein, with translation MNNPVTRLRVVSVAEAVSFLVLLAASVVKRTLGNEWGVHVMGPIHGVLFIAYLLFALDVRAKLNWDLRRTLLVMGAAVLPVAPFFVERGLRAEERAAAAA, from the coding sequence TTGAACAACCCCGTCACCCGGCTACGCGTGGTCTCCGTCGCGGAGGCGGTCTCGTTCCTGGTCCTGCTCGCCGCCAGCGTCGTCAAGCGCACCCTGGGCAACGAGTGGGGCGTCCACGTGATGGGCCCGATCCACGGCGTGCTCTTCATCGCGTACTTGCTGTTCGCCCTCGACGTGCGCGCGAAGCTGAACTGGGACCTGCGACGCACCCTGCTCGTCATGGGCGCCGCCGTGCTGCCCGTCGCGCCGTTCTTCGTCGAGCGCGGGTTGCGCGCCGAGGAGCGGGCGGCGGCTGCGGCCTGA